A single region of the Globicephala melas chromosome 12, mGloMel1.2, whole genome shotgun sequence genome encodes:
- the B3GNT2 gene encoding N-acetyllactosaminide beta-1,3-N-acetylglucosaminyltransferase 2 — protein MSVGRRRIKLLGILMMVNVFIYLIVEVSKSSSQEKNGKGEVIIPKDKFWKISDPPKAYWNREQEKLNRKYNPILNMLANQTGEAYGFSNISHLNYCEPDLRVTSVVSGFDSLPDRFKDFLLYLRCRNYSLLIDQPDKCAKKPFLLLAIKSLTSHFDRRQAIRESWGKETNMGNQTVVRVFLLGQTSPEDNHPDLSDMLKFESEKHQDILMWNYRDTFFNLSLKEVLFLRWVSTSCPNAEFVFKGDDDVFVNTHHILNYLNSLSKNKAKDLFIGDVIHNAGPHRDKKLKYYIPEVVYTGVYPPYAGGGGFLYSGHLALRLYNVTDQVLLYPIDDVYTGMCLQKLGLVPEKHKGFRTFDIEEKNRNNICSYVGLMLVHSRKPQEMIDIWSRLQNAHLSC, from the coding sequence ATGAGTGTTGGACGTCGAAGAATAAAGTTGTTGGGAATCCTGATGATGGtaaatgtcttcatttatttgattgtGGAAGTCTCCAAAAGCAGtagccaagaaaaaaatggaaaaggggaAGTAATAATACCTAAAGACAAGTTCTGGAAGATATCTGACCCTCCCAAGGCATATTGGAACAGGGAACAAGAAAAGCTGAACAGGAAGTACAATCCCATTTTGAACATGTTAGCCAACCAGACAGGGGAAGCATACGGATTTTCCAACATAAGCCATCTGAATTATTGTGAACCTGACCTGAGGGTCACATCAGTAGTTTCAGGTTTCGACAGTTTGCCAGACAGATTTAAAGACTTTCTGTTGTATTTGAGATGTCGAAATTATTCACTGCTTATAGATCAACCTGATAAGTGTGCAAAGAAGCCCTTCTTATTGCTGGCGATTAAGTCCCTTACTTCACATTTCGACAGAAGGCAAGCAATTCGGGAATCTTGGGGCAAAGAAACCAATATGGGGAACCAAACAGTGGTGCGAGTCTTCTTACTGGGCCAGACCTCCCCAGAGGACAACCATCCTGACCTTTCAGATATGCTGAAATTTGAGAGTGAGAAACACCAAGACATTCTTATGTGGAACTACAGAGACACCTTCTTCAACTTATCTCTGAAAGAAGTACTCTTTCTCAGGTGGGTGAGCACTTCCTGCCCAAATGCTGAGTTCGTGTTCAAGGGTGATGATGATGTTTTTGTGAACACCCATCACATCCTGAATTACTTGAATAGCTTATCCAAGAACAAAGCCAAAGATTTGTTTATAGGTGATGTGATTCACAATGCTGGACCTCATCGGGATAAGAAACTCAAGTACTACATCCCGGAAGTTGTTTACACTGGCGTCTACCCACCTTATGCAGGGGGAGGTGGATTCCTGTACTCCGGCCACCTGGCCCTGAGGCTATACAATGTAACTGACCAGGTCCTTCTCTACCCCATCGATGACGTTTATACTGGAATGTGCCTTCAGAAACTTGGCCTCGTTCCAGAGAAACACAAAGGCTTCAGGACATTTGatatagaagagaaaaacaggaataaCATTTGTTCCTATGTAGGTTTGATGTTGGTACATAGTAGAAAACCTCAAGAGATGATTGATATTTGGTCTCGGTTGCAAAATGCTCATTTAAGTTGCTAA